In the Mycolicibacter minnesotensis genome, CCCGCCGCCGATGATCCGGATCGGCCCGGAATTGGGTGCGAACCGGTCCAGGTACTTCAGCAGCCAGCGACTGTTGTAAGCCACCCCTTCGAGCACCGCGCGCACCAGATCGGCCCGGGTGGTGGCCAGCGAGAGGTTGTGGAAACCGCCACGCGCCCGGCGGTCGTCGACGGGGGAGCGTTCGCCCTTGAGCCAGGGGGTGAAGATCACCCCGTTCGATCCGACCGGTGCACTGGCCGCCAGCTCCGTCAGTGCGTCGTAGTCGAGGCCGTCGAAGACGTTGTCGCGCAACCACTCCAATGCGCGCCCTGCGGTGTCCTGCATGTCGACCAAGAGGTAGGACGACGGGTCGAGGCCCGGAACCGTGGCAAGTTGATGAAACACGTCGGTTTTCTTCGATGGCATCGGGCAGCTGATCCACGAGGTGGTGGAAATGCTCAGGTGCAGCTCTCCCGACTGCACCGCACCCGAGCCCACGGCAGCGCAGTGCATGTCCGTGCTGCCGGTGACCACCTGCGCCGCAGCCGAAATCCCCAGCTCGGCAGCGACCTGCGGTGTCACCCGACCGATGATCGATCCGGTGGGCAACAGCGGTGGCAACTTCGTTCGGTCGACACCGGCCAGACGCACCAGCACGTCGTCGTAGTCCAGCAGGGCCAGGTTCCGATTGTCGGTGAGCCAGCTGCCCGTCATCGACGCCGGTGATGCTGCCGCCCGCCCGGTGAAGCACATGCTGAGGTAGTCCACCGGCTCCAGCAGCCAGCGGGTCTGTGCGAACACCTCCGGGTCGCCGTGCTGCAGGTGCAGCATGTGCCCGATCGGGTCGTCGCCGTTGGGGGACGGAACCCCGCCGTTGCGGCGCAACCAGTTGAGTACCACGCGTGGCCGGTAGCCGGCCAGCCAGCCGCCGAATGCCTTGCGGCTGTAGGGTTCGCCCCGACTGTCCATCCACATCACGCAGCGCCCCACTGGACGCCCTTGGGCGTCGACGGGCACGATGCTGGCCCACTGCCCGGTGATGGACACCCCGGTGACTCGCTCGCCGTCCACACCGCCTTCGGCCAGCCCGCGCCGGGTGGCGTCGCGGATGATCGTCCACCACAGTGCAGCGTCCTGGGTGGCTTCCCCGCCTGGGCCGTACTCGGTCGCGACCCCGATGTGGTCCGACCACAGCACGGTCCCGTCCAACGAGACGAAGCCGACTTTGGGGCCGCCGGTTCCCAGGTCGACGGCCAGGATGATGTGGTCGGAGCGGTTGCTCATTGCGGCGGCAGGGACTGCTGGGTGTCGAGGATGTGCTCCATGAACCCTTCGATGAAATGGGCTGCCTCTTCGGTCATCCCGCCGGG is a window encoding:
- a CDS encoding xylulokinase, which translates into the protein MSNRSDHIILAVDLGTGGPKVGFVSLDGTVLWSDHIGVATEYGPGGEATQDAALWWTIIRDATRRGLAEGGVDGERVTGVSITGQWASIVPVDAQGRPVGRCVMWMDSRGEPYSRKAFGGWLAGYRPRVVLNWLRRNGGVPSPNGDDPIGHMLHLQHGDPEVFAQTRWLLEPVDYLSMCFTGRAAASPASMTGSWLTDNRNLALLDYDDVLVRLAGVDRTKLPPLLPTGSIIGRVTPQVAAELGISAAAQVVTGSTDMHCAAVGSGAVQSGELHLSISTTSWISCPMPSKKTDVFHQLATVPGLDPSSYLLVDMQDTAGRALEWLRDNVFDGLDYDALTELAASAPVGSNGVIFTPWLKGERSPVDDRRARGGFHNLSLATTRADLVRAVLEGVAYNSRWLLKYLDRFAPNSGPIRIIGGGARSDLWCQIMADVTGRTYERVADPLNAQLRGAALFAGIGMGELHPEELRQLTPLDGVFEPVAGNREVYDRLFAEFPGLYKTQKGMFGRLNR